The following nucleotide sequence is from Natronosalvus caseinilyticus.
TCTCGAGTCGCGTGGCCAGCGTCAGTGTCAGCGCTCGCCGGCCCTTCGTAATCGGCGCCACCGTCCTCCCCCTCGACTTCGGCCTCGGCCTCAGCACCCGTTCGAAGACGACGGGTGAGCGCTCGAGCCTCCGCCTCGTCGACGTAGCGGAGCGTGATCTCGGTCCGACTTCCGCCGGCCGTCTCCACGTGAACCGCCGCGATGCCGAACAGGCGGTGGAGCGCCGTCTGGCGAACGTCGACGTTCTGGACCCGGTGGAGGGGAACTTCGCGGTCGCGTCGCGAGACGACCCCCGAGACGACGTCGAAGGTGTCGTCGGTGACCGCGTACCGGAACCGCTCGTAGTAAGCCAGTTCGTAGAGGACGCCGACGAGGATTCCGCCCAGGACGAACACGCCGACGACGAAGAGGTTCGGTCCGGCCGCCCCGGGAGACGTGACGAGGCCGACGACGAAGAAGAGAAAGCCGAGGTTGAGACTCCGCGAGAGCGAGCGGACGATCACCGACGACGGATGGAGGCGCTTCATACGGCGTCTTCACCGTTGGTTTCGATCGTGAGTTCGCGGAGCCGTTCCTGTAACGCCTCGGCCCGGTCGGGCGTAAGGCCGGGAATCGCCACGTCGGCGTTCCTGGACCCTGCCGTGTAGACCACGAGCGTCCCGAGTCCGAGGGCTCGCTCGAGCGGCGACCGCCTGGAGTCGACGTGTTGAACGCGGACGTAGGGGATTACGGTCTTGATCCGGGTGAAGACGCCGCGCTCGATGTACAGCGACTGGTCGCGGAGCGTGAAGCCGAACACGGCGTACCGGCGCCAGGCGACGGCGGCCCGGACGAGGGAGACGAGGACGGCGAGGGCGACGGTTCCGAGAAGAATCCGATCCATTCCGATCGCCAGCACTTCGCGAGTCTGTAACGCCGCCAGGAGGCCGCCGAGGACGGTGCCCAGTATCGCGGTTCGAACGACGGCAGCGACGATCCAGACCCAACGAATCCTCGGCTCGAGTCGTTCCATCGGGTCGGGATTCGATGGACAGCCCGATAAAGCGTCTGACAGCGGGCAGAAATTGAGAGGAGTGGCCGCAGCGATTAGAGGGGCAGCCAGTCAGACGGTCAGTGGAGTAGTCGATTCAGTCGATCAGTGGGTTGCCTTGCGAATCGCGTCGATTTCGTAGAGGTCCTCGTGGAGTCCCTCGCCGTCACAGTCCGCCGTCGGGCACGCGTAGTGCCACCCGTCTCGAGTCGCGTCGCGTTCCCGGAATCGCTCCCCACAGACCTGACAGTACAGTTGCCCTTTCTCACACGAGTCCCGGTGGATCTCGAGGGCGAGCGACGTCTGGAACGACTGGTTGCAGTTACGACAGGTGTGCATACTAGAAGTGACGTGAACCCAGGCCAAAAATTACGTGGGTTCGTTTATTTCACCGTATCCACTGCCGATTGGGCGGCTATCGGTCGATTTTGGCGTCGTATTCGAGGAAAAATGAGCGTCACGATCCGACGAACGTGATGCGATCCTATCAATTTCGATTACAGGTCGACTCGAGAAAACGAGGGAAAACCGCGGTGGAAAAACGCTACTCGAACTATATCGAGTTCCTGGTAGTTACTCGTCGCCGAGGATGCCGCGCTCGGTCATCTTCCGCGGGTCGAGCACCTCGTCAGCCTCGTCCTCCGTGAGGTAGCCCTTCTCGAGGGCGACCTCCCGAACCGTCTTGTTCTCCTTGAGCGCCGTCTTCGCGACCTCGCTGGCCTTGTCGTAGCCGATGTGGACGTTGAGGGAGGTGGCGAGCGCCATCGACTGCTCGACCTGCCGTTCACAGAACTCCCGGTTGGCCTCGAGTTTGCGGACGAAGCGGTCGGCGAATACCGTGCTCGCGTTCGAGAGGAGTTCGGCGGACTCGAGGAAGTTGTGTGCGAGGACGGGCTTGTAGAGGTTGAGGTCGATCTGGCCCTCGGCAGCGCCGGCAGCGATGGCAGCGTCGTTACCGACGACCTGTTTGTGGACCTGATTCACGGCCTCGGCGACGACGGGGTTGATCTTGCCGGGCATGATCGACGAGCCGGGCTGGTTCTCGGGCTGTTCGATTTCGCCGAGCCCGTTTCGAGGGCCGGAGGCCAGCAGTCGGAGGTCGTTGGCGATCTTGTTGAGCGAGCCCGCGACGACGCGAAGCGCACCGTGGGCCTCCGACATGGCGTCGTGGGCGGCCTGGGCCTCGAAGTGGTCGTCGGCTTCGCGGAACTGGACGCCAGTCTCTTTCGTGATGTACTCGGCGGCACGTCCGGGGAATTCGGGGTGGGTGTTCAGCCCTGTACCCACCGCGGTTCCGCCGAGGGCGAGCTCCGCGAGGTGCTCGCGAGTCTTGTCGACGCGGGCGAGCCCCTTCGCGACCTGGGTTCGGTAGCCGCCGAACTCCTGGCCGAGGGTCACGGGTGTGGCGTCCTGGAGGTGCGTCCGGCCAGTCTTGACGACGTCGTCGAACTCCGCCTCTTTGGCCTCGAGCGCCTGACGAAGCGTGTCGAGGCCTGGAATGACGTCCTTCTCGACGGCTTCGAGGCTCGCAACGTGCATTGCCGTCGGGATCACGTCGTTGCTCGACTGGCCGAAGTTGACGTGGTCGTTCGGGTGGACGACGCGGTCACCGATCTCCGATCCCATGATCTCGGCGGCGCGGTTGGCGATGACCTCGTTGGCGTTCATGTTCGAGGAGGTGCCAGACCCGGTCTGGAACACGTCGACGGGGAACTGGTCGTCCAGTTCGCCGGCGATAACCTCGTCGGCCGCCTCGACGATGGCGTCGGCAATCTCGTCGTCGATCAACTCGAGGTCGCGGTTGGCCTGGGCTGCGGCCTTCTTGACGACGCCGAGGGCGCGAACGAACCGGCGGCCGAACGTGATCCCCGAGATGGGGAAGTTCTCGACCGCGCGCTGGGTCTGTGCGCCCCAGTAGGCGTCGGCCGGGACCTGCATCTCGCCGAGACTGTCCTCCTCCATGCGAAACTCGTCTCCCATACCCTAGCGGTTCGTGGGCGTCAGGTAAAATCCACCGAAAACCGTGGCCCCTCGTCCGTCGCGTCGCGGCGCTCGCCCAGGGCGGTCTGCAACCGTTTTCGGCCCGTCGAGGCGACGGCACGGCCGTCCTCGAGGTCGACGTCGTAGATGGTCGGCGTCTTCCAGACGAACGTCTGAGAGCTAGCCGTGTCGACGACGACCGAGGTCAGCCCGAGTCGACGCTGGAAGATCGACCGGCGATTCGATACGGTTTGGATCCGGTAGTACGGAATCACGGTCGTTCGCCGCCGCCAGAAGCCCCGGCGGATCACGAGGTGGTCGTCGCCGACGTGATAGCCGAGGTTGACGTAGCGCAGGTGGGCTGCAGGGGGCACCGCGAAGAAGATGGCTGCCGAGAGATACCAGTACTCCGTCCCGAAGCCGGTCAGGTTCGAAATTCCGAACGCGACCCCCACGAGAACTGCCGCGGCGAGCGCGTAGCGCACGAGGTAGCGTCGACGAGCGACTGTCGGTGGCGACTCGAATCGCGGGGGTTCGGTGCCCGTGAGGTTCTCTGCGAACGTCTGGACCCGCTCGACCCTCGCCAGCGGGACGGCGGACGTGCTTCCACTGCTCGAGTCCGGGCCGTAACCGGCGGTTTCGACCCAGAGGCCGGCGTAGCCGAGGACGCGCTGGAGCGGATTGTCGGTGATCGTCACCGACTGGACCTTCTCGGCTGGAACTGAGCCGCTATAGCGCTGGAGCAGGCCGCGCTCGTAGACGAAGTCGTCGCCGGCACGGCCAAGCCGGAAGTCGTAGTAGGTGGCGAAGGTGTAGGCGACGCTGACGGCGTAGGTGACGACGACAGCGTTGATCACCGAGGCGATCCCCAGGGCGACGTACCCTGTGGGCGTCGCATCCGTGAACGAGGCAGGCCCGCCGAACGGCTGAGCCGTCGCGAGCAACAGCGCCCCCACCTGGTCGGTGAAGAAGAACGCGAGCGCGAGGACGCCGGCGGCCGCCGCTGGACGAACGGTCGTGAACGCGTAGAGCAACAGCTCTCGGGCGTCAAGTGCGAACAGTAGCGTCGGCCGGTCGTCCTCGAACGGCGCCTCTGTCCCCGTCTCCGCCTCCGTCGTCTCCGTGGTCGATGCCTCGAGACCCGAGTCCGTGGAGGCCGAGGTCTGGCCGCTCGAGAGGTGCTCGGACCCGCTCCCACGGTCGCGGTCGTGCTCGCGCTGGTCGGTTTCGTCCGGCGTGCTCGTGGAGCGTGGAGCTGGAGCGGACGTACCGGTGGCGGCCTCGGTCTCACCGACTCGTCTGGCGGTTCGTCGCCGAATTTCGCGTTGGAGCCGTTTCGCTTCGTCCTCGCCGACGAAGTCGAGTGCCGCTTCCGTCTCGCCACCGCCCGCGGTTTCGATCGAGACGACGGCGAGTCCCACCACGCGGTGGAACACCCCCTGGCGCACGTCGACGTTCTGGATGCGTCGGTAGGGGATCTCTCGAGCGCGCCGGGAGAAGACGCCGGAGGCGACGTCGACCGTGTCGTTGGTGAGCGCGTACTCGAACCGGTAGTAGTACGCGAGGCCGTATCCGGCGCCGACGAGCAGTCCGACGGGCGCGAGATAGAGGGCCCAGGTGACGGAGACAGCGTCGAAGACGGCGCTCAGTACGCTCACGAAGAAGAACGGCATCGAGAGCCCGACGACGGCCGACCGGAGCGTGGTCGTGAGCGCGCTCAACGGGTGGAGGCGATGGATACTCGAGTCCGACATAGTCATACGCCGTCGTCGGCCTCGCTCTCGACGGCCAGTTCGCGGAGCGTGTCCTGCAGCCGACGGGCGCGTTCGGGGGTGAGTCCCGGGACCCGCACGTCCGCGTTTCGTGAGCCGGCCGTGTAGACCACGACGCTCGAGAGGCCCAGTGCGCGCTCGACGGGGCCGAACTGCGTGTCGACGTGCTGGACGCGGACGAACGGGACGGCCGTCTCGACGAACGTCACGACGCCCCGCTCGAGGTAGAGCGCGTCCTCCTGGAGGTCGAAGTGCCAGCGCCCGTAGAGGACGACGGCGTAGACGACGCCGAGAACGAGTGCGAGCGCGACGACGGCGACCGTCACGGCGACCGGGATCGAGTACAGCCACTGGTCGACCGCGCTGACGGCGACGCCGAGGAGGGTCGCCAGCAGCACCCACCGAGCGATCCACACCAGGCGAATGCGCGGATGCAACGATTCCATAGCCGAACCCTCACACCTGGGTCGGATAAACGTGCGGATTGGTGGTACGTTCGGTCTCGATACGTTGCGCTCGAGCGTTCAATCACTGGGCCGTTTCGGTCGAGCGCCGGGATTCGGGCCGTCGTCGAGTGTCGGGTCTCGAGTCGTGGCTGTCGAGCGCGTAGCCGGAAGCGACGAGCGTTCAGTCGTCGACGCGCTCGGCGTACTCCGCGGGCGTATACGTCGACAGTTCGAGGGCGTGTATGTCCGTCGTCATGTGGCCCTCGAGGGCGTCGTAGACGCGCTGGTGTTGCTGGACGAGGGGGAGGCCTTCGAACGCCGGCGAGACGACCGTCGCCGCCAGGTGATCGTCGTCGTGGTCGCCGCGGGCGCGACCGACGGTCACGTCGGCGTCCTCGAGTTCGGATTCGATGAGGGATTCGACGGCTTCGGGTTCCATGTCCGGTTCATCGTCCGATGTGCTCAAAAGCGCCCCGGTCTCGTCGCCTCTGGCACCGCCTCCCGTGTCGACGTCTTCGTTGCCGTTGCCGTTCCCGTTATCGTCGCCTCCATTACTACGATTTCTATAGTCATCGTCTCCGTTACTACCCGTACCGATTCCCTCGCCGTCGGCCGGCGCGTTTATACTGGTCGCCTCCAGACCGCCGACCATGTCACTCGCAGCCGACACGCGACGGGCGGTCGACGCCCACCCGTTTCTCCACACCGCGCTCCGTGCAGGCGTGGTGAACTACACTGCCGCCGCTCGTTTTCTCGCAGTGGACGGCGAAGCCGATGCGATCGCGACGGCGCTCAGACGCTACGCCGACGAACTCGAACCGCTCGAGTCGGACGAGCGGGGCGTCCGCGTTCGCATGCAAAGCGGCGTCGGGCCGGTCGACGATCCCGACGAAGCGCTCCTGGCAGTCGGCTCGACCGTCCTCGGCACCGGGGGCAACTCGAGTCCGTATACGGTCATCGTCGCGACGGGTGCGGTGGATGCATGGGCGGTTTCGACGGCACTCGCGTCGCTGACCATCGCCGGTATCGAGGTGGTCGCCGTCGGGTTCGAACCCGGAACGCTGCTCGTCGCGGTCGAGCGTCTCGATGGGGCGAACACCGTTCGAGCGGTCGAGAGGACGCTCGAGTGAACAGGAGCACGTCGAAACCC
It contains:
- a CDS encoding PH domain-containing protein, with the translated sequence MERLEPRIRWVWIVAAVVRTAILGTVLGGLLAALQTREVLAIGMDRILLGTVALAVLVSLVRAAVAWRRYAVFGFTLRDQSLYIERGVFTRIKTVIPYVRVQHVDSRRSPLERALGLGTLVVYTAGSRNADVAIPGLTPDRAEALQERLRELTIETNGEDAV
- a CDS encoding transcriptional regulator; translation: MHTCRNCNQSFQTSLALEIHRDSCEKGQLYCQVCGERFRERDATRDGWHYACPTADCDGEGLHEDLYEIDAIRKATH
- a CDS encoding class II fumarate hydratase, whose amino-acid sequence is MGDEFRMEEDSLGEMQVPADAYWGAQTQRAVENFPISGITFGRRFVRALGVVKKAAAQANRDLELIDDEIADAIVEAADEVIAGELDDQFPVDVFQTGSGTSSNMNANEVIANRAAEIMGSEIGDRVVHPNDHVNFGQSSNDVIPTAMHVASLEAVEKDVIPGLDTLRQALEAKEAEFDDVVKTGRTHLQDATPVTLGQEFGGYRTQVAKGLARVDKTREHLAELALGGTAVGTGLNTHPEFPGRAAEYITKETGVQFREADDHFEAQAAHDAMSEAHGALRVVAGSLNKIANDLRLLASGPRNGLGEIEQPENQPGSSIMPGKINPVVAEAVNQVHKQVVGNDAAIAAGAAEGQIDLNLYKPVLAHNFLESAELLSNASTVFADRFVRKLEANREFCERQVEQSMALATSLNVHIGYDKASEVAKTALKENKTVREVALEKGYLTEDEADEVLDPRKMTERGILGDE
- a CDS encoding PH domain-containing protein → MSDSSIHRLHPLSALTTTLRSAVVGLSMPFFFVSVLSAVFDAVSVTWALYLAPVGLLVGAGYGLAYYYRFEYALTNDTVDVASGVFSRRAREIPYRRIQNVDVRQGVFHRVVGLAVVSIETAGGGETEAALDFVGEDEAKRLQREIRRRTARRVGETEAATGTSAPAPRSTSTPDETDQREHDRDRGSGSEHLSSGQTSASTDSGLEASTTETTEAETGTEAPFEDDRPTLLFALDARELLLYAFTTVRPAAAAGVLALAFFFTDQVGALLLATAQPFGGPASFTDATPTGYVALGIASVINAVVVTYAVSVAYTFATYYDFRLGRAGDDFVYERGLLQRYSGSVPAEKVQSVTITDNPLQRVLGYAGLWVETAGYGPDSSSGSTSAVPLARVERVQTFAENLTGTEPPRFESPPTVARRRYLVRYALAAAVLVGVAFGISNLTGFGTEYWYLSAAIFFAVPPAAHLRYVNLGYHVGDDHLVIRRGFWRRRTTVIPYYRIQTVSNRRSIFQRRLGLTSVVVDTASSQTFVWKTPTIYDVDLEDGRAVASTGRKRLQTALGERRDATDEGPRFSVDFT
- a CDS encoding PH domain-containing protein, producing the protein MESLHPRIRLVWIARWVLLATLLGVAVSAVDQWLYSIPVAVTVAVVALALVLGVVYAVVLYGRWHFDLQEDALYLERGVVTFVETAVPFVRVQHVDTQFGPVERALGLSSVVVYTAGSRNADVRVPGLTPERARRLQDTLRELAVESEADDGV
- a CDS encoding BolA family protein, encoding MEPEAVESLIESELEDADVTVGRARGDHDDDHLAATVVSPAFEGLPLVQQHQRVYDALEGHMTTDIHALELSTYTPAEYAERVDD
- a CDS encoding DUF7523 family protein, with product MSLAADTRRAVDAHPFLHTALRAGVVNYTAAARFLAVDGEADAIATALRRYADELEPLESDERGVRVRMQSGVGPVDDPDEALLAVGSTVLGTGGNSSPYTVIVATGAVDAWAVSTALASLTIAGIEVVAVGFEPGTLLVAVERLDGANTVRAVERTLE